DNA from Mycolicibacterium alvei:
TCCGTGTCGGATCGCCACCGGGGTGACGGTGGGTCACAACGTGGTGCTTCACGGCTGCACCGTCGAGCAGGACAGCCTGGTCGGGATGGGTGCGGTGGTGCTCAACGGCGCGGTGATCGGTGCCGGCTCGCTGGTGGCCGCCGGTGCGGTCGTGCCCCAGGGCATGGTGGTACCGCCGCGCTCGCTGGTGGCCGGTGTGCCCGCCAAGGTGCGCCGAGAGCTCAGCGATGACGAGGTCGGCCACAACCAACTCAACGCGGCGGCCTACACACACCTGACCGGATTGCACCGCGACGCGGAGTAATCCGGCGAGCAGGCGTGAGTCAGCGCAGCGGGTGCGCCACCTCGTCGCGCGGCATCCGGGCCGCGGTCACGGCGACCGTAGCCAGGACGGCGGGTAACAGCCCGGCCACCAGGAAGATCGACTCCATCGAGACGACCTTCGACAACGGGCCGACGATCGCGAACGACAGCGGCATGAACGCGAGCGAGACGAAGAAGTCCAGGCTCGACACCCGGCCCAGCATCTCCGTCGGCACCCGGCGCTGCAGCAGCGTTCCCCAGATCACCATCGCGGCACCGTCGGTGACGCCGATGCTGAACGTGGCCGCCGCCATCAACGGGAACGACGACGTGACGCCGACGACCACCAGCGGAACCGAACCCAGCCCCCACATCAGCATCATCGTGGTCAGGTAGCGCCGCGGCATCCGGCGCGAGGACACCGTCAATGCACCCAGGGCGCTGCCGAATCCGAAGAACGCCAGGATGAATCCGTAGGCCCGGGCGCCGTCGGCGAACCGGTCCTGGGCGATGAACGGCAGCAGCACCTCGATCGGCCCGAGGATGACGAGCACGAACATGCTGGCGAACAACAGCGTCCACAGCAGCCACGGGGTGCGCACCATGAACGCGAAACCTTCACGCAGATCGCGCAATACGGGTGGCCGCACGCTGTCATCCTGTGCCGCAACCGGATCCGCGGTTCCCCGGGTGGCCACCAGCAGAGCCAGGCCGAGCCCGAACAGTACCGCCACCACCGCTGCCCCCAGCGCGGGGAAGGTCGCGGCGATCACCATGCCCGCGATTGCGGGACCGATCGATCGCTGGAACACCGGGCGCACCACACCCTCGACGCCGTTGGCCGCCAACAGTTGTTCCGGCGGAAGGATGCGCGGCAGGAGCGCGCTGTAGGCCGGGAAGAAGAACGCCGCGGCGATGCCGAGAATGCCCGCCGCGACGGCCAGGTGCCAGATCTTGAGCACATCGAGCAGGCCCAGTGCCGCGACCGTCGTGACCGTCACCAGATTGACGGTCTCCACCGCGATGATGATCGTGCGCTGGTTGATCCGGTCGGCGGCGATCCCGCCGACGAGGACGAACCCCACCAAGCCGACTCCGAGGCACGTGGCCACCAGCGACAGCGAGGCCGGATCGTTGTCGATCGCGATGACCTGTAACGCCATCACCACCGACCACATACCTTCGGCGAAGATCGACAACGTGACCGCGGCGATCAACAGCCGGTATTCGCGGATGCGGAAGGGTGCGAGCACGCCCCAGCCGCCGGTCTGGCCGACCGGCACCTCCGTGTCGTGGTGCATGCTCACAACATTTGATGGTGCCCACCCGGAGGGGTTCGGGTCCAACGATTTTCGCCGCTGGGCGCCCGGCGGGCAGCTACCGCTGGGTGAACTCCGGGCGCCGGTTCTGCTGGAAGGCCTTGGTGCCCTCGCGGAAGTCGTCGGACGCCAGCAGCTGCAGCTGGCCCTCGCGTTCGCGGGCGAAGGCGCCCTCGAGCTCGGTGAGGGTGGCCGCGTTGACGGCATGCTTGGTCTCGCGCAGGGCCAGCGCCGGACCGGACCGCAGCTTGGCGATGACCTTGTCCACCGCGGCGTCGAGCTCGTCGGCCGGGTACACCGCGCTGATCAGACCCCAGTCGTAAGCGTCGGTGGCGGTGAGGCGGTCGGCCAGCAGCGCCAGGCGCATGGCCCGGATCCGGCCGATGTTGGCGGCAACGAGAGCCGAGGCACCGCCGTCGGGCATCAACCCGATCTTGGTGAACGCCAGCAGGAAGAAGGCATGCTCCGAGGCCAGCACGACGTCGGACGCCAGGGCCAGTGACACCCCGACGCCGGCGGCCGGTCCCTGCACGACGGCCACGACCGGCTTGGGCAGCGCGACGATGGAGGCGACGGCACGGTTGGCGGCGTCGAGCACGCCCGCGGCGTCGTGACTCTTGGCCTTCTGGTCTTCCTCACTGATGCCGGCGCCGGAGCTGAACCCGCGGCCCGCGCCGCCGAGGCGAACCACCCGCACATCCGGGTCGGTGGCGGCCAGATCAACGGCATCGGCGATTGCCACGAGCATGTTCTGGGTCAGCGAATTGAGGCTGTCCGGCCGGTTCAGCGTCACCGACAGCACGGCGCCCTCGAGCGATACGGTCACGTCTTCTACGTCGGGGTATTCGCGGGTCACGGTCATCTATGCACCTTAGGTCTGGCGGGGATGGCTATGGCCATGCCGGTCGAGAAGGTTATACAAGTAAGCTATGTCACCGGTCAACCGAGGCCAACACGCAAAGGGGCGAAAGAGCATGGCAGGACCACTGCAAGGTTTGCGCGTCGTGGAGTTGGCCGGTATCGGCCCGGGCCCGCACGCGGCGATGATTCTCGGCGATCTTGGGGCCGATGTGGTGCGGATCGAGCGGCCGGGCAAGGACACCGGTACGCCCAGTGCCGACACCATGTTGCGTAACCGCCGGTCGGTGGCCGCGGACATGAAGAGCGACGAGGGCCGCGCGCTGGTGCTCACACTCATCGAGAAGGCCGACGTGCTGATCGAGGGTTTCCGTCCCGGCGTCACCGAGCGGTTGGGTCTGGGGCCTGAGGACTGCGCGAAGGTCAACGAACGACTGATCTACGCCCGCATGACGGGTTGGGGACAGGAAGGCCCACGGGCCCTGCAGGCCGGCCACGACATCAACTACATCTCCCTCAACGGCCTGCTGCACGCCGTGGGTCGCGCGGGGGAACGTCCCGTCCCACCGCTGAACCTCGCCGGTGATTTCGGTGGTGGGTCGATGTTCCTGCTCGTCGGCATCCTCTCGGCACTGTTCGAGCGGCAGAGCTCGGGCAAGGGGCAGGTGATCGACGCGGCGATGATCGACGGGTCCAGTGTGCTGATGCAGATGATGTGGAGCTTCCGCAGCCAGGGCCTGTGGTCCGACGAGCGCGGCACCAACATGCTCGACACCGGCGCTCCGTACTACGACACCTACGAGACCTCCGATGGCCGCTACATGTCGATCGGGGCGATCGAACCGCAGTTTTACGCCGAGCTGCTCAAGGGACTGGGCCTGGAGGATGCCGATCTGCCGGGCCAGAACGACATGGCCCGCTGGCCCGAGCTGCGCGAGGCCTTCACCAAGGCATTCGCCGCGCACGACCGGGACCACTGGGCCGAGGTGTTCGCCGGCACTGACGCGTGTGCGGCACCGGTGCTGTCTTTCGCCGAGGTCCTCACCGAGCCGCACATTGCCGAGCGCAACACGTTCTTCGACGAAGGCGGCAACCTGCAACCGATGCCGGCACCACGGTTCTCCCGCAGCACCCCGGCGGTGCCGACACCGCCGGGCCCGCGCGGAGCGGACACCGAAGCCGTTCTGCGGGACTGGGTTTAGTTCAACCACATCAGGAGGTCGGCGCCATGCCGGCCGGAAAGGAATGCGGTAAGTGGAGATCAAAGACGCGGTAGCCGTCGTCACCGGCGGTGCCTCCGGCCTGGGCCTGGCCACCACCAAGCGGCTGCTCGATGCCGGCGCCCAGGTGGTCGTGATCGACCTCAAGGGTGAAGAGGTCGTGGCCGAACTGGGTGATCGGGCCAAGTTCGTCGCCACCGACGTCACCGACGAGGCGGGCGTGACCGAGGCACTCGATGTCGCGGAATCGCTTGGCCCGGTGCGGATCAACGTCAACTGCGCGGGCATCGGCAACGCGATCAAGACCCTGAGCAAGAACGGTGCGTTCCCACTGGATGGGTTCCGCAAGGTGGTCGAGGTCAACCTGATCGGCACATTCAACGTGATCCGGCTCAGCGCCGAGCGCATCGCCAGGACTACGCCGCTCGACGGCAGGAACTCAGCAGAGCGCGGCGTCATCATCAACACCGCCTCCGTCGCGGCGTTCGACGGTCAGATCGGGCAGGCCGCCTACTCGGCGTCCAAGGGCGGTGTGGTGGGCATGACCCTGCCGATCGCGCGGGATCTGTCGCGTGAGCTGATCCGGGTGTGCACCATCGCGCCGGGTCTGTTCAAGACGCCGCTGCTGGGCTCGCTGCCCGAGGAGGCTCAGCGCTCGCTGGGCCAGCAGGTGCCGCACCCAGCCCGGTTGGGCGATCCCGATGAGTATGGCGCCCTGGCTGTGCACATCATCGAGAACCCGATGCTCAACGGCGAGGTCATCCGCCTCGACGGCGCTATCCGCATGGCTCCGCGGTAACTAGGAAGGCGAATTTATGGCATTGATGACGAAGTTCACCGAGACATTCGGGATCGAGCACCCCATCGTGCAGGGTGGCATGCAGTGGGTCGGCCGCGCCGAACTCGTTGCGGCCGTGGCCAATGCGGGTGCGTTGGGGTTCATCACCGCGCTCACACAGCCCACTCCGGCCGATCTGGCCAAGGAGATCGAGCGGTGTCGTGAGCTCACCGACAAGCCGTTCGGGGTGAACCTGACGATCCTGCCCACGATCAACCCGCCGCCATACGACGAGTACCGCCAGGTGATCGTCGACTCGGGCATCAAGATCGTCGAGACCGCGGGCTCCAACCCGGCGCCGCATCTGCCGATGTTCCACGCCAACGGTATCAAGGTGCTGCACAAGTGCACCTCGGTGCGCCACGCTGTGAAGGCGCAGAGCCTGGGCGTGGACGGCATCAGCATCGACGGGTTCGAGTGCGCCGGTCATCCGGGCGAGGACGACATTCCAGGCCTGGTCCTGATCCCGGCGGCGTCGGAGAAGATCGACATCCCGATGATCGCCTCGGGTGGTTTCGCCGATGCGCGTGGTCTGGTGGCCGCGCTGGCGCTGGGCGCCGATGGCATCAACATGGGCTCGCGGTTCATGTGCACCGCCGAGTCGTCGATTCATCACAAGGTCAAGGAAGCGATAGTGGCGGGCACGGAGCTCGACACCGAGCTGATCTTCCGCAGCCTGGGTAACACCGCGCGGGTCGCAAGCAACGCGGTCTCACGTGAGGTGGTGCAGATCCTCAAAGACGGCGGCCAGTTCGAGGACGTCAAGGATCTGGTGGCCGGCAAACGCGGCGTGAAGGTCTATGAGGTCGGTGATCTCGACGCAGGCATCTGGTCGGTCGGAACCTCGATGGGTCTGATCAACGACATTCCCACCTGCGGCGAACTCGTCTCGCGAATGGTGGCGGACGCCGAGCTGCTGATCAGTGGGCGCCTGGCGAACATGGTCGGTGCGGGCGAAGCCGAGTCTGAGAAGGAAGCAGTCCTCGCCTGAGCGAGGACTGCGGCCCTGGGAAGGGCAAATTACGGCAAACTGAAGATGGGAAACGCGCGCCGCGAGGCGCGCGTTTTCTCATACTGCGGTGGGCAGCTCCTGGTAGTCGTCAAACTGCTCCGAGGTGTCGCCCTCGACGAGGAAATCGCCGTGGTAGAGGGCCTCGAAGTCGACCTTGATGACATCTGCACTGGTGTCGTCGATCCACATGACACTGAGCGTATGGGTCACTATTAAGGAATCTTTGAGTTACGGTTCGGAAAATGGTGGCAATCCTACTTTTCGGTAGGTTTCTAGCCAGTAGGGCTTGTGACGTGGATGGGGTTCGTCCCGTTCAGGGCGATCCAGGTCACCACGGCGGCTGCGACGCCGATCACCAATAGCCCGACCGCCGCCTTGGCCGACACCTTGGACCGGCCGAATACCCGGTGATCGACCGAGAACGCGCCGGCGCCGGTGAACAGCAGAGCGGCGGCGGCGAATGCGGCCAGGAACGGAACGTTGAACGGCTGGGACCAGAAGGCGTCCGCCGAGACGTTCACAGCCCAGGCGTCGACCATCGCACCGATCACCGCACAGGCGGCCAGCGGGGTAAGGGCACCCAGCAGCAGGCCGATGCCGCCCAGGGTTTCGGCCGCGGTCACCATGAACGCGCCGAACGCGGGGAACCGCCAACCGCTGGATTCCATGAATCCCACGGCGGTGCCGAAGTCGAATGCCTTGATCAGGCCGGCTTGCAGCATGGTTGCGCCGGTGGCGATGCGCAGGATGAGCAACCCGGTATCGGTCATGCGTGTGGTCGCGGTTTCGGCGTCGGTGGTGATTGTCATGACTTATTAGACGCAGGGAGGCGTCCGAATTCATCGCGCACTCGGAGTTGAACCCTTCGGCGTCGGGGTCCGTGTGTAGAGCGAGGCCCACGTTGACGCTGGAAACTTACCGTTGTTAACTTAACGGCGATACCCATTGGGGAAGGACACTACGTGCTGCACCGAATCGCGCATCTGGCCCTCGCCGCACCGCGGCGGGTCCTCATCGTCGCCGCACTGGCGATGGTCGCCGCGGGCATCTTCGGCATTCCCGTCGCCAAGAGCCTGTCGGCGGGCGGATTCCAGGATCCGACTTCGGAATCTGCGCAGGCCACCCAGCTACTCTCGGACAAGTTCGCCCGCGGAGACATGCAGTTGGTCATCAGCGTCACCGACGACTCGGCCACCGGCGCCCAGAGCCCGGCCGCGCGTGCGGCGGGCACCGACATCGCCGCTCAGCTCAAAAGATCTCCGTACGTGACCCAGGTCAGCTCGGCCTGGACCGTACCCGCACCCGCGGCAGCCACGCTGATCAGCAAGGACGGCAAGACCGGGCTGGTCCTGGCGGGCATCACCGGCGGGGAGAGCGGCGCGCAGAAGCACGCCAAGGCACTCACCGATCAACTCGTGCACGACCGTGACGGCGTGACCGTGCGGGCCGGGGGTGAGGCGATGATCTACGTCCAGATCAACGGGCAGAGCGAAAAAGACCTGCTGATGATGGAATCCATCGCGATCCCGTTGAGCTTCCTCGTTTTGGTGTGGGTTTTCGGCGGACTGCTGGCCGCCGCGCTGCCGCTTGCCGTCGGAGGTTTCGCGATCCTCGGATCGCTGGCGGTGCTGCGCGGGTTCACCATGGTCACAGACGTCTCGATCTTCGCCCTCAACCTCACCGTCGCGATGGGGCTGGCGCTGGCGATCGACTACACCCTGCTGATCATCAGCCGTTATCGCGACGAACTGGCCGACGGAGTCGAACCGGATCGGGCTCTGGTACGCACCATGGCGACTGCCGGGCGCACAGTGCTGTTCTCGGCGATGACGGTGGCGCTGTCGATGGTGGCGATGGTGCTGTTCCCGATGTACTTCCTCAAGTCCTTCGCCTACGCGGGTATCGCGGTGGTGGCGCTGGCGGCGTTCGCGGCCATCGTCGTGGCGCCGGCCGCCATTGCGCTGCTCGGTGACCGTCTCGACGCCTACGACGTGCGCCGGTTCCTCCGGCGGATCCTCGGTCGGCCTGAACCCTTGCACAAACCCGTCGAGCAGACGTTCTGGTACCGGACGACCAAGCGGGTCATGCGTAGATCGGTTCCGGTCGGGATCGGGGTCATCGCGTTGCTGCTGATGCTGGGTGCTCCCTTCCTCGGTATCAAGTGGGGCTTCCCCGATGACCGGGTGTTGCCGCCCTCGGCGTCGTCCCGCCAGCTCGGCGACGAACTGCGCAACGATTTCGCGGTCGATTCCTCGACTGCGGTCACCGTGGTGCTGCCCGACGTGACCGCGTTGCCGCCGGCCGAACTCGACCGCTACGCACGCGACCTGTCGCAGGCAGCCGACGGTGCCTCGGTGTCCGCGCCGGGGGGCACCTTTGTCGACGGCCGTCGGGTCGGCCCGCCGGCCTCGGGAACCGGAATCGCCGACGGCAGTGCATTTCTCACCGTGGGTAGTCACGTGCCGTTGTTCAGCGACGCCTCCGAGGCTCAGCTCGACGCTCTGCACGCGGTGCCGGCACCGACCGAGGTGCAGTTCACCGGCATGGCGCAGGTGAACCGCGACAGCTCGTATGCGATCACGTCCCGGTTGCCGATGGTGCTCGGCATCATCGCGGCCATCACCTTCGTGCTGCTGTTCCTGCTCACGGGCAGTGTGGTGCTCCCACTGAAAGCGTTGGTGCTCAACGTGTTGTCCCTGTCGGCGGCATTCGGTGCGCTGGTGTGGATCTTCCAGGACGGCCACCTCGGTGCGCTCGGCACCACATCGACAGGCACCTTGGTGGCCAACCTGCCGGTGTTGTTGTTCTGCATCGCATTCGGATTGTCGATGGACTATGAGGTGTTCCTGGTCTCGCGGATCCGCGAGTACTGGCTGTCACCCGGCCTGGTCCGTCCCGACGGCACCGAAATGTCCGCACGCGAACGGAACGACGAGAGCGTCGCGCTCGGCCTGGCCCGCACCGGTCGCGTGGTGACAGCTGCGGCGCTGTTGATGTCGATCTCGTTCGCCGCACTGATCGCCGCGCAGGTGGCCTTCATGCGGATGTTCGGTCTCGGCCTGACCATCGCGGTTCTCGTCGATGCCACCTTGGTACGCATGCTGTTGGTGCCGGCATTCATGCATTTGATGGGCCAGTGGAACTGGTGGGCACCGGCACCGTTGGCCCGGCTGCACAAGCGGATCGGGATCAGCGAGTCGGGTCCGGACGATCTGGACCCTGGTGCGCCCGGTGACGCTCCCGGGGATGGCGGCAAACGCGAACGCGCCGGGGCCGGTGTGACGGACGCCGGCTAGCGTGACGACCCAACCGCGTAAACGACACCGCGCCCCACGTGGTTCCGGCGAGCTTCTGCGTGATCAGATCCTCGATGTCACAACCGAATTGCTGTTGGATACCGGCAATGCCAAGGCAGTGTCGATCCGCTCGGTGGCCCAGCGCATCGGAGTGACTTCACCGTCGATCTACCTGCATTTCGCCGACAAGGACACGCTGCTGGACGCGGTCTGCTCGCGGTACTTCGAGAAACTCGACGAGGAGATGCAGCGGGCTTCCAGGCCGGCCGGGGTCGATCACCCACCCACCATCGAGGTGCTGCGCGCGCAGGGCCACGCCTATGTGAACTTCGCCAGGCGAACACCCGAGCTGTATCGGCTGGCCACCATGGGTGAGGGCAGACCCGGCAGCGACGTCGACACCGCGCTGAACAGTTCGGCATTCCAGCACATGCGGGCGACCATAGCCGCACTCATCACCGAGGGGATCTACCCGCCCGGGGACGCCACCGCGATGGCGCTCGAACTGTGGACCGCAGCGCACGGGGTGGCCGCCCTGCTGATCTCCAAACCGTATCTGCCGTGGGGCGATGTCGAGGAGTTCACCGATCGAGTTCTGCGCGCGGTGTGCACCGGTCAGATCGTCTCTGGGATCATCGGAACCGATCTGGAACCCATGGAGACCATCGCCCGGTTGAAGGGACTGGCCGATGAACACAGTGCTGATGACATCGAAGAAGGGCACCTGCCGTGACTGACAAGACCTCAGACAATCCGTTCTTCGCCCGGGTGTGGAAGACGCTGTCGAGTTCGGAGCCGAAGGCGCTGCGTCGACTGCGCCGTGACAACCTCGCCGGACTCAGCGGGCGGGTCCTGGAGATCGGCGCGGGCACCGGGACGAACTTCGCCTACTACCCGTCCACGGTCACCGAGGTGGTCGCCATCGAGCCAGAACGTCACCTCGCCGAAGTTGCCCGCAGAGCGGCGGTCCAAGCCCCGGTGTCGGTAACCGTCACCAGCGACACCGCCGAGAGATTCAGCAGCACAGAACCATTCGACGCAGTGGTCTGCTCGCTGGTGCTGTGCTCGATCGATCGGCCGGATACTGTTCTACGGCAGCTATTTTCGATGGTCCGGCCGGGCGGGGAGCTGCGGTACCTGGAGCATGTCGCCGGTAGTGGCTGGCGGGCCGGGATGCAGCGGGTGGCCGATGCCACCGTCTGGCCGCGGTTGTTCGGCAACTGCCACACTCATCGGCACACCGAGCGGACCATCGCAGACAGCGGATTTCAGGTTGAGGTTGCGCATCGTGAGATCGCGATGCCGGACTGGGTGCCACTGCCGGTGACGGAGTTCGCGATCGGGCGTGCGGTTCGGCCTGCCTAGCCGACGTCGCGACTACCGAGGAGCGTAGGCAACCGCTGCAGCAGGTTCGGCAGGGAACCGGCCGCGGTCTCACGTAGGGAAACCGTCGCGCTGTCGGACAACGGTGTGCGCTCCGGATTGACCTCGATCACCACGGTGCCCGCGGCCAGGGCGGCCTCGGGCAGGCCTGCCGCCGGATAGACGACTGAGCTGGTGCCCACCACGATCACCACATCGGCGTTACTGACCGCCAGTACCGAGTGCTGCCAGGCGTCGTCGGGCAGCGGCTCGCCGAACCACACCACGCTCGGCCGGATCAGGCCGCCGCACGGGCACACCGGAGGGGCGATCGTCTCGACCGGCTCCGGCATAGCGGGCAGATCGCCTTCGAACCTCGAACCGCATGCATCGCAACGGAACTCGAACAGATTTCCGTGCAGATGGTAGACATTGGTACTGCCGGCGCGCTCGTGCAGGTTGTCTACGTTCTGGGTGACGACGTGTACGTCGGCGAAATCCTGCCAGGCAGCCACGGCCAGATGCCCGTCATTGGGCTGCACCTGGGACATCATGTAGTGGCGCCACAGATACCAGGCCCAGACTTTCTCCGGATGCCGCTGCCAGCCTTCGATGCTGGATATCTCGTACGGGTCCACCTGTGCCCACAGGCCCGTCTCGACATCGCGGAATGTGGGTACACCGCTCTCTGCCGAGATCCCGGCACCACTGAGGACAGTCACTTGCACATGACCAACGTAGTCGGTTTGGGTGATACTGAGCATGTGGTCGAGTTGGGGGATTGGGTCCTGGTTGATTCGAGCGGGGAAAAGCCGTTGTTCGATCAACTCAGGGTCCAGATTATCGAGGGTATTCGGCAGGGACGCCTGACACCGGGTGCCCGATTGCCTACGGTGCGTGAACTGGCGGGGAAGGTCGGGCTCGCGGTGAATACCGTGGCGAGGGCCTATCGCGAGTTGGAGTCGGCGGGGGTATTGGAGACCCGGGGGCGGTACGGCACGTTCGTCGCACGGGCCGATCCGGCCGATGCGGCGATGGCCACCGCCGCGCATTCGTTCGCCGAGGCCGCTCGTGCGCTGGGGATCGGCAAGGCCGATGCCCTGCGCTATCTGGACAACGCATTCGACTGATCGGGTTCAACCGGTCGCGTCGCCGCGCCAGCGGAGTACATCCAGCGCGACGGCGACTGCGACGCTGTTCTCGGCCAGTGGGCGGGGCAGAAGTTCGTCGGCGCGGGCCAGTCGGCGCAGCAGCGTATTGCGATGCAGGTACAGCCTCGTCGCGGCGCGCGAAGCGTTGCACTGTTCGTGGACGAACACCCTGACCGTTGCCTGCATTTCGGTGTCGGCCGTCTCGAACGCGCCGAGATTGTGGCTGACGAATTCGGCAGCGCGATCGGGTTCGGCGGTGATGAGTGCGATCAATTCGACGTCGGTGAACCGTGCGATCTGTTGCGTGGAGTGCAGCCGGGCCATCATCTGCTGAGTGGTGATCGCATCGAAGTGGCTGCGTCGGAAGCCATCCAGACCTTGGGCGGCTGGTCCGACGGCGATGCGGACACCGTCCAGGTCTCCAGCGACACGGGTGAGCGCCTCGAAGCCGTGCTGGAGGTCGGCGTTACCGGCCGCCCACACCCAGCGGGTCGCGGTGCTCGCCAGCACGCTCAACGGTCGTGGATCGCCGCAGTCCTGGCCGAATGCCTCGGCGGCCCGGTCCAACCCGGACATGTCGCCGCCGGGATCCTCGCTCCAGATCACCGAAGCCGTGTGGACTCCGGTCAGCGCGTGGCCCAGGCGCGCTTCCGCGCGCTGCCGGGGGATCGGAGCACCTTCGAGCAGCAGCGCGACGGTCTCGCGCCGCTCGGCGTGGGTGCCGCGGGTCAGGTCGTCGCGTTCCAGGTCGATCTGGGCAGCGATCCCGGCCAGTGTGGTGTCGACGAACGTACTGATGGACTGCGAGCAGACATCCAGCATCTCGTGGAGTTCGGCAGGGTCCGACGTGAGCTCGAAGGCGATCTCCATGAGACGACGCCACGCCACACCCTCGCCGACCCGGTAGGCATCGAGGGGAAACTCGGTGACGCCGCGGCGCACCAGTTCCCGGGCGATGCTCAGCGGCTCCGGTCCGGTGTTCGGCGGCACCGGAGCGCCCGGATCGCGGACGTTCGCCGTGCCCCAGAAGAACAGGTTGGCGTGGTTGCTGCGGATGACGGCGCCGGCCAGTTCGGGGTCGGACGCGATTGTGGGGCTGGCCGCCAGGACTGCGGCATCGAACGCGTCGAGCCATTCCTGCCGGGGATTGATGACAATCTGTGCACACTGCCGGATCAGGTCCTGCACCCGCTGCGACGGTGGCTGCCACACCATCTCCCCAGCGTAGAGCGGTGGTGCAAAGTGCACCACCGATTGGGTGAAGTTCGGCATTTCTGACCTTGGGCGGTGTTCTTCCGGTCGGGACCATTGAGACATGAACCACACCGAACACGTCGACGTACTCATCATCGGCGCCGGCATCTCCGGTATCGGTGCCGCCTACTATCTGCAGCGCGAGCACCCCGGCCGCAGCTACGCCATTCTGGAGGCCCGTGGCGCCACCGGCGGCACGTGGGACCTGTTCCGGTACCCCGGTATTCGATCGGACTCCGACCTGCACACCTTCGGCTACGAGTTCAAGCCGTGGCGCGACGAGCACGCCATCGCCACTGCCGACAAGATCCTGGCCTACCTGCGTGAGACGGTGTCAGAGAACGGCATCGACGAGAAGATCCGGTTCCACCACAAGGTGCTCGGCGCGGCGTGGGATTCCGCAACGGCCACCTGGACCGTGGACGTCGAGCGGACCGGCAGCGACGGCGCGGATCCGGAACTCGTGCAGATCTCGGCGAACTGGCTCTTCTGCGGCGGCGGTTACTACCGCTACGACGAGGGCTACACCCCGCACTTCGAAGGGCAGGAGCGATTCACCGGCCAGATCGTGCATCCCCAGCACTGGCCCGAGGACCTCGACTACACCGGCAAGAAGGTCGTCGTGATCGGTAGCGGTGCCACTGCGGTGACCCTGGTGCCGTCGATGGCACCGACCGCAGGGCACGTGACCATGCTGCAGCGATCGCCCACCTACGTGCTTCCCGTCCCGGCCAAGGACGCCTTCGCCAACACCGCCAGGCGGTTGCTGGGCGATCACCTGGGCTATGCGGCGGCCCGGCGCAAGAACGTCATCAAGCAGCGCACCGTCTACACGCTGTGCCAGAAGTTCCCGACTGCGGCCCGCTGGCTGATCCGGAAGGTCAACGCCGCCAAGTTGCCCAAGGGATACCCCGTCGACGAGCACTTCGCGCCCCACTACAACCCGTGGGACCAGCGGTTGTGTGCGGTGCCCGACGGAGACCTCTTCAAGGCCATCGGTAACGGCAGTGCCTCGGTGGTCACCGACCGCATCGCGACGTTCACCGAGAAGGGCATCCTGCTGGAGTCCGGCCGCGAACTGGACGCCGACATCATCGTCACCGCAACGGGACTCAACATCCAGCTGTTCGGCGGGATGTCGCTCACCGTAGACGGTGAGCCGGTGAACCTCGCCGAGTCCGTGGCCTACAAGGGCATCATGCTCTCGGGCGTGCCGAACTTCGCCTTCGCGTTCGGCTACACCAACTCGTCGTGGACGCTGAAGGTCGGACTGCTCTGCGAGCACTTCTGCCGACTGCTGAAGCACA
Protein-coding regions in this window:
- a CDS encoding DoxX family protein codes for the protein MTITTDAETATTRMTDTGLLILRIATGATMLQAGLIKAFDFGTAVGFMESSGWRFPAFGAFMVTAAETLGGIGLLLGALTPLAACAVIGAMVDAWAVNVSADAFWSQPFNVPFLAAFAAAALLFTGAGAFSVDHRVFGRSKVSAKAAVGLLVIGVAAAVVTWIALNGTNPIHVTSPTG
- a CDS encoding MMPL family transporter gives rise to the protein MLHRIAHLALAAPRRVLIVAALAMVAAGIFGIPVAKSLSAGGFQDPTSESAQATQLLSDKFARGDMQLVISVTDDSATGAQSPAARAAGTDIAAQLKRSPYVTQVSSAWTVPAPAAATLISKDGKTGLVLAGITGGESGAQKHAKALTDQLVHDRDGVTVRAGGEAMIYVQINGQSEKDLLMMESIAIPLSFLVLVWVFGGLLAAALPLAVGGFAILGSLAVLRGFTMVTDVSIFALNLTVAMGLALAIDYTLLIISRYRDELADGVEPDRALVRTMATAGRTVLFSAMTVALSMVAMVLFPMYFLKSFAYAGIAVVALAAFAAIVVAPAAIALLGDRLDAYDVRRFLRRILGRPEPLHKPVEQTFWYRTTKRVMRRSVPVGIGVIALLLMLGAPFLGIKWGFPDDRVLPPSASSRQLGDELRNDFAVDSSTAVTVVLPDVTALPPAELDRYARDLSQAADGASVSAPGGTFVDGRRVGPPASGTGIADGSAFLTVGSHVPLFSDASEAQLDALHAVPAPTEVQFTGMAQVNRDSSYAITSRLPMVLGIIAAITFVLLFLLTGSVVLPLKALVLNVLSLSAAFGALVWIFQDGHLGALGTTSTGTLVANLPVLLFCIAFGLSMDYEVFLVSRIREYWLSPGLVRPDGTEMSARERNDESVALGLARTGRVVTAAALLMSISFAALIAAQVAFMRMFGLGLTIAVLVDATLVRMLLVPAFMHLMGQWNWWAPAPLARLHKRIGISESGPDDLDPGAPGDAPGDGGKRERAGAGVTDAG
- a CDS encoding TetR/AcrR family transcriptional regulator; protein product: MTTQPRKRHRAPRGSGELLRDQILDVTTELLLDTGNAKAVSIRSVAQRIGVTSPSIYLHFADKDTLLDAVCSRYFEKLDEEMQRASRPAGVDHPPTIEVLRAQGHAYVNFARRTPELYRLATMGEGRPGSDVDTALNSSAFQHMRATIAALITEGIYPPGDATAMALELWTAAHGVAALLISKPYLPWGDVEEFTDRVLRAVCTGQIVSGIIGTDLEPMETIARLKGLADEHSADDIEEGHLP
- a CDS encoding class I SAM-dependent methyltransferase, whose product is MTDKTSDNPFFARVWKTLSSSEPKALRRLRRDNLAGLSGRVLEIGAGTGTNFAYYPSTVTEVVAIEPERHLAEVARRAAVQAPVSVTVTSDTAERFSSTEPFDAVVCSLVLCSIDRPDTVLRQLFSMVRPGGELRYLEHVAGSGWRAGMQRVADATVWPRLFGNCHTHRHTERTIADSGFQVEVAHREIAMPDWVPLPVTEFAIGRAVRPA
- a CDS encoding NAD-dependent deacylase, with the protein product MQVTVLSGAGISAESGVPTFRDVETGLWAQVDPYEISSIEGWQRHPEKVWAWYLWRHYMMSQVQPNDGHLAVAAWQDFADVHVVTQNVDNLHERAGSTNVYHLHGNLFEFRCDACGSRFEGDLPAMPEPVETIAPPVCPCGGLIRPSVVWFGEPLPDDAWQHSVLAVSNADVVIVVGTSSVVYPAAGLPEAALAAGTVVIEVNPERTPLSDSATVSLRETAAGSLPNLLQRLPTLLGSRDVG
- a CDS encoding GntR family transcriptional regulator, with translation MVELGDWVLVDSSGEKPLFDQLRVQIIEGIRQGRLTPGARLPTVRELAGKVGLAVNTVARAYRELESAGVLETRGRYGTFVARADPADAAMATAAHSFAEAARALGIGKADALRYLDNAFD